Proteins encoded by one window of Rubinisphaera margarita:
- a CDS encoding serine hydrolase domain-containing protein encodes MDFPRFREVAEQGIDKNLHRGVQVSVSIGEAEFDDAVGFTDETRQLKPADPMFWLSSAKPITAAAILQLQERSDLQVSDPLQRFFPGFPEWLGTATLAQLLSHFSRLPEVHSGWPPADLQEAAKTIQKKTAEGDPASLRAAYLPSTSWFLLGAIIEQLSGTTFPDYIDQNILQPCAMNETRSIAEPENIEEHLTLFDRAKGALKPSLLLERKHATTPSPGSSFRGPAGDLRRFYDMLRNNGAGRAGHVLKSASLEQMTQPHRKGEFDQTLQHTVDYGLGLILDSKRYGAETVPYGFGDAASPRAYGHGGSQCAIGFADPERDCSVVIIANGRPGEGQHQRRFRQLLEALEQDLGWNR; translated from the coding sequence ATGGATTTTCCGCGTTTCCGAGAAGTCGCAGAACAAGGGATCGACAAGAACCTCCATCGGGGAGTTCAGGTGAGTGTATCAATCGGAGAAGCCGAGTTCGACGACGCTGTCGGATTCACCGATGAGACCCGCCAACTGAAGCCCGCCGATCCGATGTTCTGGCTTTCTTCCGCGAAGCCGATCACCGCCGCAGCCATCCTCCAGCTTCAGGAACGGAGTGATCTGCAGGTCTCCGATCCGCTCCAGCGATTCTTTCCCGGTTTCCCGGAGTGGCTCGGGACTGCCACTCTCGCTCAACTGCTGTCGCACTTCTCTCGGCTACCGGAAGTTCATTCCGGCTGGCCTCCCGCCGACCTTCAGGAAGCCGCGAAGACGATTCAGAAGAAAACGGCGGAAGGCGATCCGGCGTCTCTCCGAGCCGCTTATCTTCCTTCGACAAGCTGGTTCCTGCTGGGTGCGATCATCGAACAGCTCAGCGGTACGACCTTCCCCGACTACATTGATCAGAACATTCTGCAGCCTTGCGCGATGAACGAAACTCGCAGCATCGCCGAGCCCGAAAACATTGAAGAACACCTTACGCTTTTCGATCGCGCGAAGGGAGCGTTGAAGCCGAGCCTGCTGTTGGAGCGAAAGCACGCAACGACCCCGTCTCCGGGTTCAAGCTTTCGCGGACCGGCTGGCGATCTCCGGCGATTCTACGACATGCTCCGGAACAACGGAGCAGGGCGTGCGGGGCATGTTCTGAAATCCGCTTCCCTGGAGCAGATGACTCAGCCACACCGGAAAGGGGAGTTCGACCAGACATTGCAGCACACTGTGGATTATGGGCTCGGCCTGATTCTCGATTCCAAGAGATACGGTGCCGAGACGGTTCCTTATGGATTCGGCGATGCCGCTTCGCCGCGAGCGTACGGTCACGGCGGCTCTCAGTGTGCGATCGGTTTCGCCGATCCAGAACGCGACTGCAGCGTCGTGATCATCGCCAACGGGCGTCCCGGGGAGGGGCAGCACCAGCGCCGGTTCCGCCAGCTGCTTGAAGCTCTGGAGCAGGATCTGGGTTGGAATCGCTAA
- a CDS encoding CCA tRNA nucleotidyltransferase, producing the protein MLSDSQRQFALRIVDRLADAGFEAYWAGGCVRDLLMNIPPKDYDVATSATPEQVRTLFGKRSTLAIGESFGVIVVIGPRDESGEHLKVEVATFRTDGSYSDGRRPDTVTFSSPREDALRRDYTINGMFYDPIRKGVLDYVGGQEDLKRRVIRSIGDPAARIAEDKLRMLRAVRFTARFDFELDSATAAAICHQAAELKAVSPERIAQELRATLAHPNRARACELLISLGLMPVILPELAPIAGSEYWAETITLWRLQKIDSFELALAILLRGLHGKVDPDSSARSPDTMVESICRRLRLSNRECDEISWLVEHQQDLDDAANLPLHLLKTLLHHRSRDLLLEWTRVRAVGVGQESSGFDFCEHYLQSTPPERLDPPPCVTGADLISAGLRPGPEFSEMLARVRRAQLDEQIRTREEGLELLGLQND; encoded by the coding sequence ATGCTGAGTGATTCTCAACGCCAGTTTGCGCTTCGCATTGTCGATCGTCTTGCCGATGCCGGCTTTGAAGCCTACTGGGCAGGAGGATGTGTCCGCGATCTGCTGATGAATATCCCGCCCAAAGACTACGATGTCGCCACCAGTGCCACACCCGAACAGGTTCGCACTCTGTTCGGCAAACGCAGCACACTGGCGATCGGAGAGAGTTTCGGCGTAATTGTGGTTATTGGCCCCAGAGACGAATCAGGCGAGCATCTCAAAGTGGAGGTGGCGACCTTCCGAACCGATGGCTCGTATTCCGACGGACGACGACCGGATACGGTCACCTTCTCTTCGCCCCGGGAAGACGCCCTTCGTCGCGATTACACGATCAACGGAATGTTCTACGATCCGATTCGCAAAGGTGTCCTCGATTATGTCGGCGGCCAGGAAGATCTCAAGCGTCGCGTGATCCGTTCCATTGGGGATCCAGCGGCCCGGATCGCCGAAGATAAGTTGCGAATGCTGCGCGCCGTACGGTTTACGGCTCGTTTCGACTTTGAACTCGATTCAGCGACTGCTGCTGCGATTTGCCATCAGGCTGCCGAACTGAAAGCCGTGAGCCCGGAGCGAATCGCTCAGGAACTGAGAGCCACACTGGCGCATCCGAATCGGGCACGTGCCTGCGAATTGTTGATATCGCTGGGACTGATGCCGGTCATCCTGCCGGAACTCGCGCCAATCGCGGGATCTGAGTATTGGGCGGAGACGATCACACTCTGGAGGCTTCAGAAGATCGATAGCTTTGAACTTGCGCTGGCGATTCTGCTGCGTGGGCTTCACGGGAAAGTCGATCCCGACTCCTCGGCACGGTCGCCGGACACGATGGTCGAGTCGATCTGTCGGCGCCTGCGGTTATCGAATCGAGAGTGTGACGAAATCAGCTGGCTCGTTGAGCATCAACAGGATCTCGACGATGCCGCGAATCTGCCGCTCCACCTTCTGAAGACCCTGCTGCATCATCGCAGCCGCGATCTGTTGCTGGAGTGGACTCGCGTTCGTGCCGTCGGCGTTGGACAGGAATCATCAGGCTTCGACTTTTGCGAGCACTATCTGCAGTCGACTCCGCCGGAACGACTCGATCCCCCACCCTGCGTAACGGGAGCCGATCTGATCTCCGCGGGTCTTCGCCCCGGGCCTGAATTCTCCGAGATGCTCGCCCGTGTCCGCCGCGCTCAGCTGGATGAGCAGATCCGCACTCGAGAAGAAGGGCTGGAGCTGCTCGGCCTGCAGAACGACTGA
- a CDS encoding DUF6268 family outer membrane beta-barrel protein: MNPPRAFWLVVVLPALFASTVAAQPAGTVRSFHVLEPVTQDSTQLPVTILTDDFRQKLSAPSPLAAEQAPSAIPPGHSEAFEIESETRSLGYEEPDYTGVPEPPQETVLASYTDDFAVLGNSLDEAYDAADGTTSPELLPAEPGCLEKNEAPWIKLKSTSLTATTIPGSGDDFGITDFSIGMKIGSPRLPFLSMSPRYQMTFLNGPLTTDVPETLHRASLSIMGMMPFSPTWIGQVVVTPGVASDFRNTSSDSIRVTGHALAIFMPSKETQWMFGVVYLDREDVSILPAVGVIYSPDSDLRFEVSFPRPRVLKRLSCEGENERWVYIAGEFGGGSWAVERANQTDDILTIRDYRLLGGMEFKRPENRELFWEAGLVFGRTIEYDSGMGDFDQDPAFMFRGGVTF; this comes from the coding sequence ATGAATCCCCCTCGCGCGTTCTGGCTGGTTGTCGTACTGCCGGCTCTGTTTGCCAGCACGGTTGCGGCGCAGCCCGCAGGAACTGTCCGCAGTTTCCATGTGCTGGAACCGGTTACGCAGGACTCGACCCAGCTTCCGGTCACAATTCTTACCGATGACTTCCGGCAGAAGCTCTCCGCACCTTCACCGCTTGCCGCAGAGCAGGCCCCGAGTGCTATCCCGCCCGGCCATAGTGAAGCCTTCGAGATCGAATCGGAGACTCGCTCTCTGGGCTATGAGGAACCAGACTACACCGGAGTTCCAGAACCTCCCCAGGAAACCGTCCTTGCGTCTTATACCGATGATTTCGCGGTGCTCGGGAATTCGCTCGACGAAGCTTACGACGCAGCCGACGGGACCACGTCGCCAGAGCTGCTTCCTGCCGAACCGGGCTGTCTGGAGAAGAACGAGGCACCCTGGATCAAATTGAAGTCGACTTCGTTGACTGCGACTACGATCCCCGGGTCAGGTGACGATTTCGGCATCACCGACTTCAGTATCGGAATGAAAATTGGCAGCCCGCGGCTCCCGTTTCTGAGCATGTCTCCCCGCTATCAGATGACCTTTCTGAATGGACCACTGACGACCGACGTTCCCGAGACGCTGCATCGGGCTTCACTCAGCATCATGGGGATGATGCCGTTCTCGCCAACCTGGATCGGGCAGGTCGTCGTCACGCCTGGAGTTGCCAGCGACTTTCGGAACACGTCTTCCGACAGTATCCGGGTTACTGGACACGCTCTGGCGATCTTTATGCCTTCCAAAGAAACACAATGGATGTTCGGCGTTGTCTATCTCGATCGGGAAGATGTCTCAATCCTGCCGGCCGTCGGCGTGATCTACTCGCCAGACTCCGACCTGCGATTTGAAGTGTCCTTTCCGCGGCCCCGAGTCCTCAAGCGTCTCTCCTGTGAAGGGGAGAATGAACGCTGGGTCTATATTGCCGGCGAATTCGGGGGGGGAAGCTGGGCGGTCGAACGGGCCAATCAGACCGACGATATCCTGACGATCCGCGACTACCGGTTACTCGGCGGGATGGAATTCAAACGCCCTGAGAACCGGGAACTCTTCTGGGAAGCTGGCCTCGTCTTCGGGCGGACGATTGAATACGACTCCGGTATGGGCGACTTCGACCAGGACCCGGCCTTCATGTTCCGCGGTGGAGTCACGTTTTGA